The Flavobacteriales bacterium genome includes a region encoding these proteins:
- a CDS encoding DUF4294 domain-containing protein, whose translation MKKSIILTLFIAVFAVSAFSQNTVKKTENKKDSFDIVQIYIDSVTGDTMFYYKFEEVVIKDFQTPEQRAEYAKLKRNVKKVLPYAKLAAFRIQLMEDNLAMISDPKAKEKYIKETEKAIKDEFMETMKNFSRSQGLLMIKLIHRETGKTTYEILKGYRGSTETFYWSMFAKMYGADIKMEYDPIVDYQIDLIIRSLNME comes from the coding sequence ATGAAAAAGAGTATTATTTTAACATTGTTTATCGCTGTTTTCGCAGTAAGTGCATTCTCGCAAAACACCGTGAAGAAAACAGAAAATAAAAAAGATTCATTCGACATTGTTCAAATTTATATTGATTCGGTAACCGGCGATACCATGTTTTATTACAAATTTGAGGAAGTGGTAATAAAGGATTTTCAGACACCCGAGCAACGTGCTGAATATGCCAAGCTTAAACGAAACGTCAAAAAAGTATTGCCTTATGCCAAACTTGCAGCCTTTCGTATTCAACTAATGGAAGACAACTTGGCCATGATAAGCGACCCCAAGGCTAAAGAAAAATACATTAAAGAAACAGAAAAAGCCATAAAAGACGAATTCATGGAAACCATGAAAAACTTCTCTCGTTCGCAAGGTTTGCTGATGATAAAACTCATACACCGAGAAACCGGAAAAACCACCTACGAAATACTAAAAGGCTACCGTGGCAGCACCGAAACATTCTATTGGAGCATGTTTGCCAAAATGTATGGTGCCGATATAAAAATGGAATACGACCCCATTGTCGATTACCAAATCGACTTGATTATTCGGTCGTTGAACATGGAGTAG
- a CDS encoding T9SS type A sorting domain-containing protein, whose translation MKKHIKSLWLLGFVYLPSMVFGIRVVDLKTNLLSPRTDQYIYSPAEVTFEYRVYNQGPDTLFPTDTFFGAVIYYDSSRPRAKNIYQPVGRIIVPGDSIDFKTVRYFNLPQSDPKLIAYVFVNCRGNEPVKGDNRWLSGEFHNTIADNSAYVRLKHIGSKNLGIHTIKDGVQIYPNPSNGLVYFVSKDIEIRQCKLFNKFGVEVEVNQIQNDSGWVLDISSLSSDLYFIKIETNEGIIEKKILKIE comes from the coding sequence ATGAAAAAGCATATTAAAAGTTTGTGGTTATTGGGGTTCGTTTATCTACCTAGTATGGTTTTTGGTATTCGTGTCGTTGACCTAAAAACAAATCTATTATCACCCCGGACGGATCAATATATTTATTCTCCTGCGGAAGTTACCTTTGAATATAGGGTGTATAATCAAGGTCCAGATACACTTTTCCCAACAGACACTTTTTTTGGTGCGGTTATATACTATGATAGCAGTCGGCCAAGAGCAAAAAATATCTATCAACCAGTAGGAAGAATAATTGTACCTGGCGATTCCATTGATTTTAAAACAGTTCGGTATTTTAATTTACCTCAATCCGACCCAAAATTAATCGCATACGTTTTTGTCAATTGCCGTGGAAATGAACCAGTTAAAGGAGATAATCGCTGGTTAAGTGGGGAGTTTCACAATACGATAGCTGATAATTCGGCGTATGTAAGGCTAAAACACATAGGAAGCAAAAATTTGGGCATTCATACCATAAAGGATGGAGTTCAAATTTACCCTAACCCGAGCAATGGCTTGGTCTATTTTGTGAGTAAAGATATTGAAATTAGGCAGTGCAAATTATTCAATAAATTTGGTGTAGAAGTAGAGGTAAATCAAATTCAAAATGATTCTGGTTGGGTTTTGGATATTTCCAGTTTATCAAGTGACTTGTACTTTATCAAAATCGAAACTAACGAAGGAATCATAGAAAAGAAAATTTTAAAAATAGAATAA
- a CDS encoding T9SS type A sorting domain-containing protein: MKTRQKLLMLLMLLQSAAFAQRVVDAIPVILSPPEGYTFRSPSVERIKVGIINLGTDTIKNHDGFSMKFKFGGVNPSPKFETFGRWVSPGDTFIYEQDIKVNWVGNVDSSPMCAEVTIFNWNRGQSDSLVIETGKEKENNKVCQNTNHRDSTSKVGILGEELTNQIIFPNPVNGNFIHFKREVSSVKVLDFLGKEVINYREELGLGLNKIEIANLPNGVYFVMYQMGVKSYTSKIIVNR, from the coding sequence ATGAAAACAAGACAAAAACTATTAATGCTGCTGATGCTATTGCAATCGGCAGCATTTGCACAGCGGGTTGTAGATGCCATTCCGGTTATTCTGTCACCACCAGAGGGATATACATTTAGAAGTCCAAGTGTTGAACGAATAAAGGTTGGTATAATCAATTTGGGGACAGACACTATAAAAAATCACGATGGATTTAGCATGAAATTCAAATTTGGAGGAGTGAATCCGTCTCCAAAGTTTGAAACTTTTGGTAGATGGGTTTCTCCTGGTGACACATTTATTTACGAGCAGGATATTAAGGTAAACTGGGTCGGAAACGTTGATAGCAGCCCAATGTGTGCAGAAGTGACAATTTTTAATTGGAACAGAGGGCAATCTGATAGCCTTGTTATAGAAACCGGAAAGGAGAAAGAAAACAACAAAGTTTGCCAAAATACCAATCACCGAGATTCTACGTCAAAGGTTGGAATTTTAGGAGAGGAATTAACAAATCAGATAATATTTCCTAATCCAGTTAACGGTAACTTTATTCACTTTAAAAGAGAAGTTTCGAGTGTAAAGGTGCTTGATTTTCTCGGTAAGGAAGTTATTAATTATCGAGAAGAACTAGGGCTCGGCCTTAACAAGATTGAAATAGCAAATTTGCCAAATGGTGTTTACTTCGTAATGTATCAAATGGGTGTAAAATCATATACTTCCAAAATAATTGTTAATAGATAA
- the bshB1 gene encoding bacillithiol biosynthesis deacetylase BshB1 — protein MAAEKLDILAFAAHPDDAELACSGTLLKHVKQGKKVGVVDLTQGDLGTRGTVDIRMKEAEDSAKILGLTVRENLKMPDGFFEETNENLLKIISAIRKYKPEIVLANAVEDRHPDHGRGGKIVSRACFLSGLRRIETRADGEIQQPWRPKNVYHYIQFRYIKPDFVVDISGEWEQKVAAIKAFKSQFYNPESDEPATLIASENFMRYIEARALEMGSVGEVKYGEGFTVERPILVNDLFNLG, from the coding sequence ATGGCAGCAGAAAAACTTGATATTTTAGCCTTTGCGGCTCATCCTGACGATGCAGAATTGGCCTGTAGCGGTACGCTGCTAAAGCACGTTAAACAGGGCAAGAAAGTGGGTGTGGTTGATTTAACTCAAGGAGATTTAGGCACCCGCGGAACGGTAGATATCCGGATGAAGGAAGCAGAAGATTCTGCTAAAATTTTGGGTCTTACGGTTCGGGAAAACCTAAAAATGCCTGATGGTTTTTTTGAAGAAACGAATGAGAATTTGCTCAAAATTATTTCAGCAATAAGAAAATATAAACCAGAAATTGTGTTGGCCAACGCCGTTGAAGACAGACATCCTGACCATGGACGTGGTGGAAAAATTGTGTCGAGAGCCTGTTTTTTAAGCGGATTGAGGAGAATTGAGACCCGAGCAGATGGGGAAATTCAACAACCGTGGAGACCCAAAAATGTGTATCACTACATTCAATTTCGATATATAAAACCTGATTTTGTGGTAGATATTTCCGGCGAGTGGGAGCAAAAGGTGGCAGCAATAAAGGCATTTAAAAGTCAATTCTACAATCCGGAATCGGATGAACCTGCCACACTAATTGCTTCCGAAAATTTTATGCGTTATATAGAAGCAAGGGCTTTAGAAATGGGTTCGGTAGGAGAGGTAAAATATGGAGAAGGTTTTACAGTAGAGCGACCGATTTTGGTCAACGATTTGTTCAATTTGGGGTAA
- a CDS encoding outer membrane lipoprotein-sorting protein: MRLRRKYAIVLSVVALISMAFTQGTEPTAEEIIKKMEAKLTSPQMTAQMKITTIRPKKTKTMEVKVWQKGTTNSMTLILSPERDKGTVYLKKGSEMWNYLPNINKTVKLPMSILSQGFMGSDISGEEVMNGSALSKDFTHKKLGKDTISGKACYKIESKPKPGSSILWSKVESWVDVKDYLSMKTKIYDEDGKLLSTITSSEVKMLGGKMIPTKITIVPSGKTGYSTIVQYISMDVTTAIRDDFFTVDNMKKVK; this comes from the coding sequence ATGAGATTGAGAAGAAAGTATGCAATTGTTTTGAGTGTGGTTGCACTTATTAGCATGGCATTTACACAGGGTACAGAACCCACGGCAGAGGAGATAATAAAAAAAATGGAGGCCAAGTTGACTTCGCCTCAAATGACTGCCCAAATGAAAATAACCACCATTCGCCCTAAAAAAACCAAAACAATGGAGGTAAAAGTGTGGCAAAAAGGCACAACCAATAGTATGACGTTGATTTTGTCTCCCGAACGCGATAAAGGAACGGTTTACCTAAAAAAGGGAAGTGAAATGTGGAACTATTTGCCCAATATAAACAAAACTGTAAAATTGCCGATGTCCATTCTCAGTCAAGGCTTTATGGGGTCTGATATTTCTGGAGAAGAGGTAATGAATGGAAGTGCCTTGTCGAAAGATTTTACCCATAAAAAATTAGGCAAGGACACCATTTCCGGAAAGGCATGCTATAAAATTGAATCGAAACCCAAGCCGGGTTCTTCTATTTTATGGAGCAAAGTAGAAAGCTGGGTAGATGTGAAAGATTATCTATCTATGAAAACCAAGATATATGATGAAGATGGAAAACTGCTCAGCACCATTACCAGCAGCGAGGTAAAAATGCTCGGAGGTAAAATGATTCCGACAAAAATCACGATAGTTCCTTCGGGAAAGACAGGCTATAGCACTATCGTGCAATACATTTCAATGGATGTGACAACCGCCATTCGCGATGATTTTTTCACTGTAGATAACATGAAAAAGGTAAAATAG
- a CDS encoding ABC transporter permease — translation MIFKLAWRNIWRNKRRTFITAAMIVMAVMLSIVMQSVQRGVYDKNIENLVNFTTGFIQINAIGHQEDMSLETSVEVSDELIEKISKTEGVSKVFPKIQTGGLLANDSNSKPVIILGFDTKLEKDQTDLPKKVIAGSYFSENSNGILVSSGLASLMNIYPGDSLIILSQGYEESSANGIFKVEGIVELGSPELNKRTVYMTLQTAQELFYLDGMATNLAIKLDNNRNFQSVADELTSTLDTAEYEVKTWKQLTPELAQLVDGDKASGMLVMMVLYLIISFGVFGTILMMLAERKREFGVVTSIGMKRSRLALVVVLENFIISIMGAFIGSVIAWPIIAVLKAKPISLAGDMKEAYEKLGFEPVITADFYTDAFINNASQVFIIAILLSIYPLIKIMKIKPIEYLRA, via the coding sequence ATGATATTTAAACTTGCGTGGCGAAATATCTGGCGAAACAAGAGGCGAACGTTTATTACTGCCGCCATGATTGTTATGGCCGTAATGTTGAGCATTGTTATGCAAAGTGTTCAACGCGGGGTGTACGATAAAAACATCGAAAACCTCGTCAATTTTACCACGGGGTTTATTCAAATTAATGCCATAGGTCATCAAGAGGATATGAGCCTCGAAACCTCGGTGGAAGTTTCGGATGAGTTGATAGAGAAAATTTCAAAAACAGAGGGAGTAAGCAAAGTCTTTCCAAAAATTCAAACAGGTGGTTTGTTGGCCAACGATAGCAACAGCAAACCCGTTATTATACTTGGTTTTGATACGAAATTGGAGAAAGACCAAACCGATTTACCCAAAAAAGTGATTGCCGGAAGCTATTTTTCTGAAAATAGCAACGGAATACTCGTGTCTTCCGGTTTGGCAAGTTTGATGAACATCTATCCGGGAGATAGCCTAATTATCTTATCGCAAGGTTATGAAGAAAGCAGTGCCAACGGAATATTTAAAGTAGAAGGCATTGTAGAATTAGGTTCTCCGGAGTTGAACAAACGTACAGTGTATATGACGTTGCAAACCGCTCAGGAATTGTTTTATTTAGATGGAATGGCCACCAATTTAGCCATTAAGTTAGATAATAACAGAAACTTTCAGTCGGTGGCTGATGAGTTGACTTCAACACTTGATACTGCTGAATACGAGGTGAAAACATGGAAACAGTTGACCCCGGAATTGGCACAATTGGTTGATGGCGACAAAGCCAGTGGGATGTTGGTGATGATGGTATTATACCTCATTATTTCATTTGGTGTATTTGGCACTATATTGATGATGCTTGCCGAACGAAAACGAGAATTTGGAGTAGTTACCTCAATAGGTATGAAAAGAAGCCGATTGGCGTTGGTGGTAGTGCTGGAAAACTTTATCATCTCCATCATGGGAGCCTTTATTGGCTCCGTAATTGCCTGGCCAATTATTGCCGTTTTGAAAGCAAAACCCATCAGCCTGGCAGGCGATATGAAAGAAGCCTACGAAAAACTGGGTTTCGAACCCGTAATAACAGCCGATTTTTATACGGATGCCTTTATTAACAATGCCTCGCAGGTTTTTATAATTGCCATTTTACTCTCCATCTATCCATTGATTAAAATAATGAAAATAAAGCCCATTGAATATTTAAGAGCGTGA
- a CDS encoding ABC transporter permease, translated as MILQIAWRNIWRNKNRSLVVFFAVVVATVAVLFMMAFSWGMTESRVRDIIEKEIGHIQIADTNFVEKQEAKYTVNSINKIDKLLKADKRLKVYSRRVATNAMASTSRNMFPVEVLGVNKQEELAALNLDKSMVEGSFFSETNYTSAVIGEDLAEELKLKINDRFYLKFQSVNGQLVEELVKISGIFKTNNSKYNKTTLFVPIDRLRAKLGINNGYNQVIMLAKDDGDLTSIVNDYKIDSANAVRSWKEISPEVAIAIDSFDKSMMIIVFIFFFAVAMVVVNIMLMAVLERVRELGMLMAVGMNKLRVFGMIMLETVFLALIGLPVGMFLSKLLIDSTGKSGINLTKMYGEGFSAMGYDSIIYPSLPTKIYINLAITVLIIVMLAAILPAYRAVRLRPAEAVRQL; from the coding sequence GTGATTTTACAGATAGCTTGGCGAAATATATGGAGAAATAAAAACCGCAGTTTGGTGGTATTTTTTGCAGTGGTTGTAGCTACAGTTGCTGTTTTGTTTATGATGGCATTTTCATGGGGAATGACTGAAAGCCGTGTGAGGGATATTATTGAAAAAGAAATTGGCCACATTCAAATTGCCGATACCAATTTTGTAGAAAAACAAGAAGCCAAATACACTGTAAACAGCATCAACAAAATAGACAAATTACTAAAAGCCGACAAACGGTTGAAAGTATACTCACGCCGCGTTGCCACAAACGCCATGGCCTCTACTTCACGCAATATGTTTCCGGTGGAGGTGCTTGGGGTAAATAAACAGGAAGAATTGGCGGCACTAAATCTTGATAAAAGTATGGTTGAGGGCAGTTTTTTTTCTGAAACAAACTATACCTCAGCAGTTATTGGAGAAGATTTGGCAGAGGAGCTAAAACTGAAAATCAATGATAGATTTTATCTAAAATTTCAATCTGTAAATGGACAATTGGTAGAAGAATTGGTAAAAATAAGCGGCATTTTTAAAACAAATAATTCAAAATACAACAAAACAACCTTGTTTGTGCCAATAGATAGATTACGTGCAAAATTGGGCATAAACAACGGATACAACCAAGTGATAATGCTTGCCAAAGATGATGGAGATTTAACAAGCATAGTAAATGATTATAAAATCGACTCAGCCAATGCAGTTCGTAGCTGGAAAGAAATTTCTCCGGAAGTAGCCATTGCCATTGATTCATTTGATAAATCGATGATGATAATTGTTTTCATTTTCTTTTTTGCCGTGGCCATGGTGGTGGTAAACATTATGCTAATGGCTGTTTTAGAACGTGTTAGAGAGCTTGGAATGCTGATGGCTGTAGGTATGAACAAATTGCGGGTTTTTGGAATGATTATGCTCGAAACGGTTTTTTTAGCACTCATTGGGTTGCCCGTGGGTATGTTTTTATCCAAGTTATTAATAGACTCTACCGGCAAATCAGGCATAAACCTAACCAAAATGTATGGTGAAGGATTTTCTGCCATGGGGTATGACAGCATTATCTACCCGAGTTTGCCAACAAAAATCTATATAAATTTGGCCATAACCGTTTTAATCATCGTAATGCTGGCGGCCATTTTGCCGGCTTATAGAGCTGTTAGACTTCGTCCGGCAGAAGCCGTTCGACAATTGTAA
- a CDS encoding ABC transporter ATP-binding protein, with protein sequence MNVIETHKLSKVYASKSAVDVNALNQVDLVIEKGEFTAIVGPSGSGKTTLLNIIGGLDHATSGATKVGGTDISQLSDNQLIDFRLKNIGFVFQAYNLIPVLSAKENVEFIMLMQKFPKKEREDRAIDLLKSVGLEEHIDKRPLQMSGGQQQRVAVARALASKPQFVLADEPTANLDSKSTANLLDIMAKLNQEEEMTFVFSTHDQRVIDRARRVITLEDGKIVHDERR encoded by the coding sequence ATGAATGTTATTGAAACCCATAAGTTAAGCAAAGTTTATGCATCAAAATCAGCGGTTGATGTGAATGCATTGAACCAAGTAGATTTGGTAATAGAAAAAGGGGAATTTACAGCCATTGTGGGGCCAAGCGGTAGCGGAAAAACAACGTTGCTCAATATTATTGGCGGCTTGGATCATGCCACGAGCGGAGCTACAAAGGTTGGTGGAACGGATATTAGTCAACTTTCAGACAATCAATTAATTGATTTCAGGTTAAAAAATATTGGTTTTGTTTTTCAGGCCTACAATCTCATTCCGGTACTTTCGGCCAAAGAAAATGTGGAGTTTATCATGCTGATGCAAAAGTTTCCGAAAAAGGAAAGAGAGGATAGAGCAATTGATTTGCTCAAATCTGTGGGTTTAGAAGAACACATAGACAAAAGACCATTACAAATGAGTGGGGGGCAACAGCAACGGGTGGCCGTGGCACGGGCGTTGGCCAGCAAGCCTCAGTTTGTATTGGCCGATGAGCCTACTGCAAATCTCGACTCCAAATCAACCGCCAACTTGCTTGATATTATGGCCAAATTAAACCAAGAGGAGGAAATGACCTTTGTATTCTCTACCCACGACCAACGGGTTATTGACCGAGCACGAAGAGTTATAACCCTTGAAGACGGCAAAATTGTGCATGACGAAAGAAGATAA
- a CDS encoding biotin transporter BioY — MILIAPLSISVYEIPFTLQTLIIFANIFFFREIGFYAVLAYVVVGFVGLPVWSGYRSDTHILHTVSAGFVIGFLVVSALLLILVKKKPEMVFWQMAYSLCAAHITLLIFAFCYNEFMNLPPLDLEKLFVKFVPVAMVKSLLAAGLVYAIKSSSILPE, encoded by the coding sequence ATGATTTTGATAGCCCCGTTATCTATTTCGGTTTATGAAATACCCTTTACACTTCAAACCTTAATCATTTTTGCCAACATATTTTTCTTTAGAGAAATAGGCTTTTATGCCGTATTGGCCTATGTGGTGGTTGGTTTTGTTGGGCTTCCTGTTTGGAGCGGCTATCGGTCGGATACCCACATTTTGCACACCGTTTCGGCAGGGTTTGTTATTGGCTTTTTGGTGGTGTCGGCTCTGCTTCTTATTCTTGTTAAAAAAAAACCGGAAATGGTATTTTGGCAAATGGCTTACAGTTTGTGTGCTGCACACATAACACTGCTAATTTTTGCGTTTTGTTATAACGAATTTATGAATTTGCCGCCGCTGGATTTAGAAAAATTGTTCGTCAAATTTGTCCCGGTGGCAATGGTTAAAAGCCTTTTGGCAGCGGGTTTGGTTTATGCAATTAAAAGCTCTTCTATTTTGCCGGAATAA
- a CDS encoding rhodanese-like domain-containing protein: protein MIIELNTDSCIDFLKSTDCIIIDVRSKHEFSQFRLPNALHLDLMDSNWMEKINELDKSQLYLVYCTLGVRSKSAVKLMDQLGFSSIYHLIGGILNYSGKIEELLIA from the coding sequence ATGATTATTGAGCTAAATACCGATTCGTGCATTGATTTTTTAAAGTCAACCGATTGCATAATTATCGATGTTCGCTCAAAACATGAATTCAGTCAGTTTCGGTTGCCCAACGCCCTTCATTTAGATTTGATGGATAGCAATTGGATGGAAAAAATAAACGAACTGGACAAATCTCAACTTTATTTGGTGTATTGCACATTGGGCGTTCGCAGCAAGTCGGCAGTAAAATTGATGGATCAGTTGGGTTTTAGTTCCATTTATCATCTTATTGGTGGCATACTCAATTATTCCGGCAAAATAGAAGAGCTTTTAATTGCATAA
- a CDS encoding response regulator: MKTILVVEDNLEIRENLTEILELDGYNVISAEDGKQGVALAQEHLPDLILCDIMMPNLDGYGVIHMLSRNPMTMRIPFIFLTAKTEKVDIRKGMSLGADDYIVKPFDETDLLLAIENRLKKYELISQNTKPTSAQHQVSFDFENSYEKIFDRKELVYHEGETATNVYKLISGKIKLTRLSSDGKEMVLDLLKPGDYFGYWSVLQQTETTENAEVLEDSKVLLIPTDDFKKLIESETDVASKFIKMLSNNLLVQQYKIVELAYESVRKRVANALIYLADTYTSDPSKPFSMAISRETLAGIAGTSVESAIRMLSEFKKDGLVEVDKATITVVNYQKLKTAPY, from the coding sequence ATGAAAACGATTTTGGTAGTTGAGGACAACCTCGAAATCAGGGAAAACCTTACCGAAATTTTGGAATTGGACGGATACAATGTTATTTCTGCCGAAGACGGAAAACAAGGCGTGGCTCTGGCTCAGGAGCATCTTCCTGATTTGATTTTGTGTGATATTATGATGCCCAATTTAGATGGTTATGGCGTTATTCACATGCTTAGCCGTAATCCAATGACCATGCGTATTCCGTTTATTTTTCTAACTGCAAAAACAGAAAAAGTTGACATTAGAAAGGGAATGAGTTTGGGTGCAGACGACTATATCGTAAAACCTTTTGACGAAACGGATTTGCTTTTGGCAATCGAAAACCGCTTAAAAAAATATGAACTTATTAGCCAAAATACCAAACCAACATCTGCTCAACATCAGGTTTCGTTTGATTTTGAAAACAGCTACGAAAAAATATTCGACCGCAAAGAATTGGTGTACCATGAAGGCGAAACTGCCACCAATGTTTACAAGCTAATCAGTGGCAAAATAAAGCTTACCCGACTAAGTTCTGACGGAAAAGAGATGGTCTTGGACTTGCTAAAACCCGGCGATTATTTTGGGTATTGGTCGGTATTGCAACAAACCGAAACTACCGAAAATGCGGAAGTTTTGGAAGATTCAAAAGTACTGCTTATCCCAACCGATGATTTTAAAAAATTGATTGAAAGCGAGACCGATGTAGCCTCAAAATTCATAAAAATGCTGAGCAACAACCTGTTGGTGCAGCAATACAAAATTGTGGAGTTGGCATACGAATCGGTTAGAAAACGTGTGGCTAACGCCCTGATTTATTTGGCCGACACATATACATCTGACCCTTCAAAACCTTTTAGCATGGCCATTTCAAGAGAAACTTTGGCCGGAATTGCGGGGACATCTGTAGAATCGGCCATTCGAATGCTTTCGGAGTTTAAAAAAGATGGATTGGTGGAGGTGGATAAGGCTACAATTACAGTGGTAAACTATCAAAAGTTGAAAACTGCCCCTTACTAA